The following proteins are co-located in the Sulfurospirillum deleyianum DSM 6946 genome:
- a CDS encoding arginyltransferase, producing the protein MTSASRIVHFSTLDTECSYLKERKTRMAYQYIENASMELNQALVERGWRRFGNYYSRPQCQGCVECLSLRIDVEKYHFSRSAKRTFKKAEGISYVIQAPTMSTQHLELYDKYHRFMEQKRGWHYYYLKPQSYHELYVSGSHNFGKEILYFQGQKLIGVDLIDFLDNGISSIYFYYDPDFAHLSLGRLSIYEQILLGKEYNLKWIYLGYYVKECQSLTYKATYTPYEILQGLPELNEEAIWR; encoded by the coding sequence ATGACTAGCGCTTCTCGCATTGTACACTTTTCAACCCTCGATACAGAGTGCTCGTATCTTAAAGAACGTAAAACACGCATGGCCTATCAATACATCGAAAATGCCTCTATGGAGCTCAATCAAGCTTTGGTTGAACGCGGGTGGAGACGTTTTGGAAACTACTACTCAAGACCGCAGTGTCAAGGATGTGTTGAATGTTTAAGCTTACGTATTGATGTCGAAAAATACCACTTTTCACGCTCAGCTAAACGCACCTTTAAAAAAGCAGAGGGCATCTCGTATGTGATTCAAGCACCAACGATGAGTACCCAACACTTAGAACTTTACGACAAATACCACCGTTTTATGGAGCAAAAACGTGGTTGGCACTACTACTATCTTAAACCTCAAAGCTATCATGAACTTTATGTCAGTGGTTCGCACAATTTTGGAAAAGAAATTCTCTATTTTCAGGGGCAAAAACTCATTGGCGTGGATTTAATTGACTTTTTGGATAATGGCATCTCTTCTATCTACTTTTATTACGACCCTGATTTTGCGCATCTCTCTTTAGGGCGTTTATCGATTTATGAACAAATTCTTTTAGGTAAAGAGTATAACCTCAAATGGATTTATTTGGGATACTACGTTAAAGAGTGTCAAAGCCTTACATACAAAGCCACGTATACCCCTTATGAGATACTTCAAGGTCTTCCAGAACTTAATGAAGAGGCAATCTGGCGTTAA
- a CDS encoding adenylosuccinate lyase yields MHLSLTHDMLAITIQEDSKTFYYLQNIADKHFCKKIGRKEKMIIFKEEDEIVQRRYFLKLLSKIYLRKTDDSENAHTIENALDKSIKISLLKSNQVLQKMNIHLVIEDNYAVVFHLGSHNTLFASYLKSYFKDHLVRIRPKNGTITLYPNSDVTVRLLEKLLVQKELFGCFVHFTCNEEALALYKKSLLAKRVKRQRYNALFSLLEEYFGILGCRVEDSFEMIRRNYLSLVKKYHPDSCGLYDGDLHVKYVAKFQEIQNAYEMLKVHFKHTEAKIA; encoded by the coding sequence ATGCACCTTTCACTCACACATGATATGTTAGCTATCACGATTCAAGAGGATTCTAAGACGTTTTATTATCTTCAAAATATTGCGGATAAACATTTTTGCAAAAAAATTGGTCGTAAAGAGAAGATGATTATTTTCAAAGAAGAGGATGAAATAGTTCAGCGTCGCTACTTTTTAAAACTGCTTAGTAAAATCTATCTTCGTAAAACAGATGATAGTGAAAATGCGCATACGATTGAAAATGCGCTCGATAAAAGCATCAAAATTTCTCTTTTAAAATCCAATCAAGTTTTACAAAAAATGAATATTCACCTTGTGATAGAAGATAATTACGCCGTTGTGTTTCATTTAGGCTCTCACAATACCCTTTTTGCCTCTTACCTCAAAAGCTATTTTAAAGATCATTTAGTGCGTATTCGACCTAAAAATGGAACCATTACGCTTTATCCAAATTCGGATGTAACGGTAAGACTTTTAGAAAAATTATTGGTACAAAAAGAGCTTTTTGGTTGTTTTGTTCACTTTACATGTAACGAAGAAGCCCTTGCCCTTTACAAAAAAAGTCTTTTAGCCAAACGGGTGAAACGCCAACGCTACAATGCCCTCTTTTCTCTTTTAGAGGAGTATTTTGGAATTTTGGGATGCCGTGTTGAAGATTCGTTTGAGATGATTCGACGTAATTATTTAAGTCTGGTTAAGAAGTACCACCCTGATAGTTGTGGATTGTATGATGGGGATTTACATGTAAAGTATGTGGCGAAATTTCAAGAAATTCAAAATGCGTATGAAATGCTTAAAGTGCATTTTAAACACACGGAAGCCAAAATCGCTTAA
- a CDS encoding RNA polymerase factor sigma-54 produces the protein MKLRVSQTQTTKQKFSSTLRGWLPILQANLDTLVETLEPFVEENPFISVKAGSEIPEKPFEKKNIFRESAKTSVSDTIEALTLDKKSLFQTLYEQVNPPLFPTEKSQRIAYEIIENINAEGYFEADALVEIAHTLNVKETEVEKIRQRFAYLEPLGVGAQDVKEAFLFQLQDLTLENTLYEMAEKLILNFDVIESFGKEPLFHEALNIIKRFHNPPAIDFLEEEKEVVPDIFIYTIEGAIEVRLNDTYYPEVIIDTEGVDESNSFVSQKLKDAKDLIDALEMRKATLYKIGLMIIEYQYDFFFGKAIKPMKLKDLADDLGRNPSTISRAIAGKYLSCARGVIPLKQFFATAVEEDISNSAIKEYMIELVKHENKQKPLSDIKLLSLIEKQFNVKMVRRTITKYRQQFNIASSSERKKLYTLVG, from the coding sequence TTGAAACTTAGAGTTTCTCAGACACAAACAACCAAACAAAAGTTTTCCTCTACCCTTCGAGGTTGGCTGCCCATTCTTCAAGCCAATCTTGATACCTTGGTTGAAACCCTAGAGCCTTTTGTGGAAGAAAATCCTTTCATCAGTGTTAAAGCAGGTTCTGAAATTCCTGAAAAACCTTTTGAAAAGAAAAATATTTTTAGAGAAAGTGCTAAAACATCTGTTTCCGATACGATTGAAGCTTTAACGCTCGATAAAAAGTCACTCTTCCAAACCTTGTATGAACAGGTTAATCCACCTCTTTTCCCTACAGAAAAATCCCAACGTATTGCCTATGAAATCATTGAAAATATCAATGCTGAGGGGTATTTTGAAGCAGATGCTTTAGTAGAGATTGCTCACACGTTAAACGTGAAGGAGACAGAGGTCGAAAAAATTCGTCAGCGTTTTGCGTATCTTGAACCTCTAGGTGTTGGCGCACAAGATGTTAAAGAAGCATTTTTATTTCAATTACAAGATTTAACGCTTGAAAATACTCTTTATGAAATGGCTGAAAAACTGATTTTAAACTTTGATGTCATAGAATCCTTTGGAAAAGAGCCTCTCTTCCATGAGGCGTTAAATATCATCAAACGTTTTCACAATCCACCTGCCATTGATTTTTTAGAGGAGGAAAAAGAGGTCGTTCCTGATATTTTTATCTATACTATCGAAGGTGCGATTGAGGTACGTCTCAACGATACATACTATCCAGAAGTGATTATTGATACGGAAGGCGTGGATGAAAGTAATAGTTTTGTCTCTCAAAAACTCAAAGACGCAAAGGATTTAATTGATGCTTTGGAGATGCGCAAAGCAACGTTGTATAAAATTGGCTTGATGATCATCGAGTATCAGTATGATTTTTTCTTTGGAAAAGCTATCAAACCGATGAAACTAAAAGATTTGGCGGATGATTTAGGGCGAAATCCCTCTACTATTTCTCGTGCCATTGCAGGGAAGTACCTCTCGTGTGCTAGAGGCGTTATCCCCTTAAAGCAGTTTTTTGCGACCGCTGTAGAAGAAGATATCTCTAACAGTGCTATTAAAGAGTATATGATTGAGTTGGTTAAACATGAAAATAAACAAAAGCCTCTAAGCGATATTAAGCTTTTAAGCCTCATTGAAAAACAATTTAATGTCAAAATGGTCAGACGCACCATCACCAAATATCGCCAACAGTTCAATATCGCCAGTTCGTCTGAGCGAAAAAAACTCTACACACTCGTGGGTTAA
- the lptB gene encoding LPS export ABC transporter ATP-binding protein, whose amino-acid sequence MHTLNVQNLEKTIKKTRIIKGVSLEVHSGEVVGLLGPNGAGKTTMFYMICGLIPPSSGDIYFDNQNVTHIPLHVRAKLGIGYLPQESSIFKDLSVEENIMLAAEIIHPDKEEAMKRVEELLNLLNIEPIRKRNGVSLSGGERRRCEIARSLVLQPKFLLLDEPFAGVDPIAVSDIQSIVQELSKLGIGVLITDHNVRETLAICDRAYVLKDGALLASGTSAEVAQNTLVKTHYLGEDFRF is encoded by the coding sequence ATGCATACGCTTAACGTTCAGAATTTAGAAAAAACGATTAAAAAAACACGTATCATTAAAGGGGTTTCTCTTGAAGTGCATAGCGGTGAAGTTGTGGGACTTTTAGGCCCTAATGGTGCGGGTAAAACAACGATGTTTTATATGATTTGTGGTTTGATTCCTCCAAGCTCTGGAGATATCTATTTTGACAACCAAAATGTAACCCATATCCCTTTACATGTAAGAGCAAAACTTGGCATCGGATATTTGCCTCAAGAATCAAGCATTTTTAAAGATTTGAGTGTGGAAGAGAACATTATGTTAGCCGCTGAAATTATTCACCCCGATAAAGAAGAAGCGATGAAGCGTGTGGAAGAGTTGCTCAATCTTTTAAACATTGAACCCATTCGAAAGCGCAATGGGGTGAGTTTAAGTGGAGGGGAGAGAAGACGATGTGAAATCGCTCGTTCACTGGTTCTTCAACCTAAATTTTTGCTCTTAGATGAACCTTTTGCGGGGGTTGATCCTATTGCTGTTTCTGATATTCAAAGCATTGTTCAAGAACTCTCAAAGCTTGGGATTGGCGTTTTGATTACTGACCACAATGTGCGAGAAACACTAGCCATTTGTGACCGTGCGTATGTTTTGAAAGATGGAGCCTTACTCGCAAGTGGAACGAGTGCAGAAGTGGCGCAAAACACATTGGTCAAAACACATTATCTTGGTGAAGATTTTCGTTTTTAA
- the tsaE gene encoding tRNA (adenosine(37)-N6)-threonylcarbamoyltransferase complex ATPase subunit type 1 TsaE → MSLVYEEVCDLAHLPALVTKIKEALGDSGVLLLRGNLASGKTAFVKAFATLLGLKEAISSPTFSILQEYDGKLFHYDIYQCGVEGFVQSGLMEKFESDGYHLVEWGGAEFEKLLQHYGVPYSTLDITPLPSQRHYKVTIHAYA, encoded by the coding sequence ATGAGTTTGGTGTATGAAGAGGTGTGTGATTTAGCACACTTACCTGCCTTGGTCACAAAGATAAAAGAAGCGCTTGGTGATTCAGGTGTTTTGCTGTTGCGAGGCAATTTAGCGAGTGGAAAAACGGCGTTTGTTAAAGCGTTTGCAACACTTTTAGGTCTTAAAGAAGCTATCTCTTCACCCACCTTTTCAATTTTGCAAGAATACGATGGAAAACTCTTTCATTACGATATCTATCAATGCGGTGTTGAAGGCTTTGTTCAAAGTGGTTTAATGGAAAAATTTGAAAGTGATGGGTATCATTTGGTTGAGTGGGGTGGGGCAGAATTTGAAAAATTATTGCAACATTATGGAGTTCCCTACAGCACTCTTGATATTACGCCATTACCATCACAACGTCATTATAAGGTAACGATACATGCATACGCTTAA
- the trpD gene encoding anthranilate phosphoribosyltransferase — MNYQEAYETFDALFNNTLSPEEATHFLVELYERGESFEEIAAAANVMRKHSVKLDIPSSLQNEVIDIVGTGGDKSGTFNISTTASIVLASLGCKVAKHGSGSATSLSGSADVLKALGLNLSMSPEKQIKMLEACGFVFMFAMNHHPCMKHIMPIRRSLSHRTIFNMLGPLANPAGAQKQVIGVFHVDYIERFSKALCELGTKKSMVLSSLDGLDEISICSPTRYTMISGKEMHEGELDPREYGFHFAPLEAIQGGDSIQNAEITRSILRGEEKGAKRDIVLLNGACALMVDEKTRDMQEGLEMMREAIDSKKAWDKLGEIIKLSYLI; from the coding sequence ATGAACTATCAAGAGGCCTATGAAACATTTGATGCCCTCTTCAACAATACGCTAAGTCCAGAAGAAGCGACTCACTTTTTAGTGGAACTTTATGAAAGAGGTGAAAGCTTTGAAGAGATAGCCGCAGCCGCAAATGTAATGCGAAAACACAGTGTTAAACTCGATATCCCTAGCTCTTTGCAAAATGAGGTGATTGATATTGTAGGGACGGGTGGTGATAAAAGTGGAACATTTAACATCTCAACAACAGCGTCCATTGTTTTAGCTTCTCTTGGATGTAAAGTCGCCAAACACGGCAGTGGTTCGGCAACAAGCCTCTCAGGGAGTGCGGATGTTTTAAAAGCGTTAGGTCTTAACCTCAGTATGAGCCCTGAAAAACAGATTAAAATGCTAGAGGCATGTGGATTTGTTTTTATGTTTGCAATGAACCATCATCCGTGTATGAAACACATTATGCCGATTCGAAGAAGTTTATCGCATCGTACGATTTTTAATATGCTAGGACCTCTTGCCAATCCAGCAGGTGCACAAAAACAAGTTATTGGTGTTTTTCATGTCGATTATATTGAGCGTTTTAGCAAAGCTTTGTGCGAATTGGGCACCAAAAAAAGCATGGTTTTAAGCTCTCTTGATGGATTAGATGAAATAAGCATCTGTTCTCCAACACGCTATACCATGATTTCAGGTAAAGAGATGCACGAGGGTGAGCTTGACCCACGAGAATACGGCTTTCACTTTGCTCCTTTAGAAGCGATTCAAGGAGGCGATAGCATTCAAAACGCAGAGATTACACGTTCGATTTTGCGAGGTGAGGAAAAGGGTGCGAAACGTGATATTGTGCTCTTAAATGGAGCCTGTGCATTGATGGTGGATGAAAAAACACGGGATATGCAAGAAGGTCTTGAGATGATGCGTGAAGCCATCGATAGTAAAAAAGCGTGGGACAAGCTTGGCGAAATTATCAAGCTTTCATACCTCATATGA
- a CDS encoding S4 domain-containing protein gives MRVDKFLNSVNITKRRAISEDMCKNGVVRVNGVVVKPAKDVKVGDIITIAYLDKTQSYEVLQIPETKTIPKTKQTEYVREQL, from the coding sequence ATGCGTGTGGATAAATTTTTAAACAGTGTGAATATTACCAAACGAAGAGCCATCTCCGAGGACATGTGCAAAAACGGTGTGGTGCGTGTCAATGGCGTTGTTGTCAAACCTGCGAAAGATGTGAAAGTAGGGGATATTATAACGATTGCGTACCTTGATAAGACACAAAGCTACGAAGTCTTGCAAATTCCTGAAACGAAGACGATTCCAAAAACAAAACAAACTGAATACGTAAGGGAACAATTATGA
- a CDS encoding argininosuccinate synthase, protein MKKNVKKVVLAYSGGLDTSIILKWLQDEYQCEVVTFTADIGQGEELEPARKKALSLGIKPENIFIEDLKEEFVRDYVFPMFRANAIYEGEYLLGTSIARPLIAKRQAEIAAMVGADGVSHGATGKGNDQVRFEMGYLSMNSDLVIIAPWREWDLNSREKLLAYAEKNGISIEKKPGKSPYSMDANLLHISYEGLVLENPNAEPEEDMWRWTVSPEKAPDQSEVIELTYEKGDPVALNGVKLSPATMLTKLNELGCKHGIGRTDIVENRFVGMKSRGCYETPGGTIMLRAHRAIESITLDREAAHFKDEIMPRYAKTIYNGFWFSPEREMMQAAIDKSQESVNGTVRLKLYKGNVSVIGRDSKTNNLFSEAFCTFEEDEVYNQKDAAGFIKLNALRFIISGKNRKNQGKA, encoded by the coding sequence ATGAAAAAAAATGTCAAAAAAGTGGTTTTAGCGTATTCAGGTGGATTGGATACTAGTATTATTTTAAAATGGCTCCAAGATGAGTATCAGTGTGAAGTCGTTACCTTTACAGCAGACATTGGGCAAGGCGAAGAGCTAGAGCCTGCACGCAAGAAAGCGCTCTCTTTAGGCATTAAGCCGGAAAATATTTTTATTGAGGATTTAAAAGAAGAATTTGTGCGTGATTATGTCTTTCCTATGTTTCGCGCCAATGCCATTTATGAAGGCGAATACCTTTTGGGCACCTCCATTGCAAGACCGTTGATTGCTAAACGTCAAGCAGAGATCGCAGCCATGGTGGGTGCCGATGGTGTAAGCCATGGTGCCACAGGTAAGGGAAACGATCAAGTACGTTTTGAAATGGGTTATCTCTCTATGAATTCAGACCTTGTGATTATCGCTCCATGGCGTGAGTGGGATTTAAATTCTCGTGAAAAACTGCTTGCGTATGCTGAAAAAAATGGTATTAGTATTGAGAAGAAACCAGGCAAATCACCTTACTCTATGGATGCCAATCTACTGCATATCTCTTATGAAGGTCTTGTTCTTGAAAACCCAAATGCAGAGCCAGAAGAAGATATGTGGCGTTGGACAGTCAGCCCAGAAAAAGCACCTGACCAATCAGAAGTGATTGAACTTACCTATGAAAAAGGTGATCCCGTTGCACTTAACGGCGTGAAACTAAGTCCTGCAACCATGCTTACAAAACTCAATGAATTGGGATGTAAACATGGCATTGGACGTACGGATATCGTTGAAAACCGTTTTGTAGGTATGAAAAGCAGAGGATGCTATGAAACACCAGGCGGAACGATTATGTTAAGAGCGCATCGTGCGATTGAGAGTATCACTTTAGATAGAGAAGCGGCGCACTTTAAAGATGAGATCATGCCACGTTATGCTAAAACCATTTACAATGGCTTCTGGTTCTCCCCTGAGCGTGAAATGATGCAAGCAGCGATTGATAAATCACAAGAGAGTGTCAATGGCACAGTGAGACTTAAACTCTACAAAGGCAATGTTTCCGTCATCGGAAGAGACTCAAAAACCAATAACCTCTTTAGTGAGGCATTTTGTACCTTTGAAGAGGATGAAGTTTACAATCAAAAAGATGCCGCAGGGTTTATCAAACTAAATGCTTTGCGTTTTATCATCAGCGGAAAAAACCGTAAAAATCAAGGTAAAGCATAA
- a CDS encoding rhodanese-like domain-containing protein, whose product METPSKDEWSEEAVMNLVQAVTKSAEVSAEALHVMLRLRTQGKIDFVLIDIREMHEYSALSIKGTDMLLPTSTLHLHLEQLTKLHDSLLVFYCRSANRTLHLLHGLKRMGFTKVAHLSGGIIAYQGEKIKNAPLPQTIRS is encoded by the coding sequence ATGGAAACACCAAGCAAAGATGAATGGAGTGAAGAAGCAGTTATGAATTTGGTACAAGCGGTGACGAAAAGTGCGGAAGTGAGCGCTGAAGCGTTACATGTAATGTTGCGCTTACGTACACAAGGAAAGATAGATTTTGTCTTAATTGATATTCGTGAAATGCATGAATACTCGGCTTTAAGTATCAAGGGGACGGATATGTTACTTCCCACATCAACCCTTCATTTGCATCTTGAGCAGTTAACAAAGCTCCATGATTCTTTGTTGGTTTTTTATTGCAGGAGTGCTAATCGCACCTTGCACCTTTTACACGGTTTGAAACGTATGGGATTTACAAAAGTTGCTCATTTAAGCGGAGGGATTATTGCGTATCAAGGTGAAAAAATTAAAAATGCGCCCCTCCCTCAAACTATTCGATCTTAA
- the rplI gene encoding 50S ribosomal protein L9 gives MKVLLIKDVKDLGKKGEIKDVKDGYGQNFLIGKGYALLATNEVMRKYESDQRKKAAAEAEEIANLKTIEKQLAQFKLTIKRKLGANGSLFGAVTKDEIAHELKEQHSIEIDKKSIEIEHAIKTTGDFDVSIKLGHGIHAVLKLSILGE, from the coding sequence ATGAAAGTTTTATTGATTAAAGATGTTAAAGATCTTGGTAAAAAAGGTGAAATTAAAGACGTTAAAGATGGCTACGGTCAAAACTTTTTAATTGGTAAGGGCTATGCCTTACTTGCAACCAATGAAGTCATGCGAAAATATGAATCTGACCAACGTAAAAAAGCAGCGGCAGAAGCAGAAGAAATAGCCAATCTTAAAACCATTGAAAAACAATTAGCTCAATTCAAATTAACTATTAAACGTAAATTAGGCGCAAATGGTAGCCTCTTTGGCGCTGTAACCAAAGATGAGATAGCACATGAGCTTAAAGAACAACACAGCATTGAAATTGACAAAAAAAGCATCGAAATTGAGCATGCGATTAAAACAACGGGGGATTTTGATGTGAGCATCAAGCTAGGTCATGGTATTCACGCTGTTTTAAAACTTAGCATTCTTGGAGAATAG
- the hslV gene encoding ATP-dependent protease subunit HslV has protein sequence MFEATTILACRGDKKAVIGGDGQVTFGNTVLKNNATKIRKLYNGKILAGFAGSTADAFNLFDMFENILEQKKGDLYKSVIEFSKEWRKDKMLRRLEAMMIVLDCQHIFILSGTGDVVEPEDGKIAAIGSGGNYAISAARALDRHASLDEETLVKESLKIASELCIYTNNHIKTFVLESSES, from the coding sequence ATGTTTGAAGCAACCACCATTCTCGCTTGCCGTGGCGATAAAAAAGCAGTTATTGGCGGTGATGGACAAGTCACGTTCGGCAATACTGTTTTAAAAAACAACGCAACCAAAATCCGTAAACTCTATAATGGCAAAATTCTTGCGGGGTTTGCGGGAAGTACCGCCGATGCCTTTAATCTTTTTGATATGTTTGAAAATATTTTAGAGCAAAAAAAAGGTGACTTGTACAAATCAGTGATTGAATTTTCAAAAGAGTGGCGTAAAGACAAGATGTTACGCCGCTTAGAAGCCATGATGATTGTTTTAGACTGCCAGCATATTTTTATTTTAAGCGGAACAGGCGATGTGGTTGAACCTGAAGATGGGAAAATCGCAGCCATTGGCAGTGGTGGAAATTATGCTATTTCTGCGGCAAGAGCACTCGATCGTCATGCTTCTTTAGATGAAGAAACCCTCGTAAAAGAGAGTTTAAAAATTGCGAGTGAACTGTGCATTTATACCAACAATCATATTAAAACATTTGTCTTAGAGAGCAGTGAATCATGA
- the hslU gene encoding HslU--HslV peptidase ATPase subunit produces MNLTPKQIVAYLDEYIIGQFHAKKAIAIALRNRYRRLKLEGEMVEEVMPKNILMIGSTGVGKTEIARRMAKMLSLPFVKVEASKYTEVGFVGRDVESMVRDLMMASINLVKAEHKEKNQANIALHVERSIIEKLLPPLPKGVSEEKKADYEKSFERMRQKLRDGELNALKIEIEISQNSSDLGDSSLPPEMIKVQESFIKILGSGQSSVKKEMTVKEAQEVLKTEASEKLLDMEAVKSEAKERAENGGIIFIDEIDKIAVNSSQSHRSDPSKEGVQRDLLPIVEGSNVTTKYGSLKTDHILFISAGAFHLSKPSDLIPELQGRFPLRVELSSLTEEVLYQILTQPKNSLLRQYQALLQTEGVELLFEDEAIRSIAKIAQITNEKTEDIGARRLHTIIEKVLEDISFTADEHKGETLHVTKELVHEKLDAIVESEDSSRYIL; encoded by the coding sequence ATGAACTTAACACCCAAACAAATTGTCGCATACCTTGATGAGTATATTATTGGTCAATTTCATGCAAAAAAAGCGATTGCCATAGCCCTTCGAAACCGTTATCGTAGACTTAAGCTTGAGGGCGAGATGGTCGAAGAAGTGATGCCAAAAAACATTTTGATGATTGGCTCCACGGGTGTGGGCAAAACAGAAATTGCCCGTCGTATGGCAAAAATGCTTTCCCTTCCCTTTGTAAAAGTTGAAGCGAGTAAATATACTGAAGTGGGTTTTGTAGGACGGGATGTTGAATCAATGGTGAGAGACTTGATGATGGCATCCATTAACCTTGTCAAAGCCGAACATAAAGAGAAAAATCAAGCCAATATTGCTTTACATGTAGAAAGAAGCATTATTGAAAAACTGCTACCTCCTCTTCCTAAAGGTGTGAGTGAAGAGAAAAAAGCGGATTATGAAAAAAGTTTTGAGAGAATGCGTCAAAAGTTGCGTGATGGCGAATTAAATGCCCTTAAAATTGAAATTGAGATTTCACAAAACAGTAGTGATTTAGGAGACTCCTCTTTGCCTCCTGAAATGATTAAGGTGCAAGAGTCTTTTATTAAAATCTTAGGTTCAGGGCAAAGCAGTGTCAAAAAAGAGATGACGGTTAAAGAAGCGCAAGAAGTCCTTAAAACAGAAGCAAGTGAAAAGCTTTTGGATATGGAAGCCGTTAAAAGCGAGGCAAAAGAACGTGCGGAAAATGGCGGTATTATTTTTATTGATGAAATCGACAAAATCGCAGTTAATTCTTCACAATCACATCGAAGCGATCCAAGCAAAGAAGGTGTTCAAAGAGATTTACTTCCCATCGTTGAGGGGAGCAATGTTACAACGAAGTATGGAAGTCTCAAAACTGATCATATTCTTTTTATCTCCGCAGGTGCATTTCATTTAAGCAAACCTAGTGATCTTATCCCTGAACTTCAAGGACGTTTTCCCCTGCGTGTTGAACTAAGCTCCTTAACGGAAGAGGTGTTGTACCAAATTTTAACACAACCTAAAAACTCTTTACTCCGTCAATATCAAGCACTGCTCCAAACAGAAGGTGTTGAACTTCTCTTTGAAGATGAGGCGATTCGCTCTATTGCAAAAATTGCGCAAATTACCAATGAAAAAACAGAAGATATCGGAGCACGAAGACTTCATACCATTATTGAAAAAGTGTTGGAAGATATTAGCTTTACAGCCGATGAACACAAGGGTGAAACCTTACATGTAACGAAAGAATTGGTTCACGAAAAACTAGATGCTATTGTTGAAAGTGAAGACAGTAGTCGCTATATTTTATAA
- the era gene encoding GTPase Era has protein sequence MSIQTKTGYVAVIGRPNAGKSSLLNWLIGEKLALVSHKANATRKRLNIIAMHENTQIIFIDTPGIHEQERLLNQFMLEEAMKAMGDCDLILFLAPASDSIQNYIDFLALNKNHIQHMVLLTKTDSVSQTALFDKIKEYQAFQDKFLALIPVSIKKGISQSYLLETISKQMPEHPYLYDPEILTTERLRDIYKELIREAIFENTSDEIPYFSDVIIDKVEEKETIENIYATIIVDKKSQKGILIGKEGQTIKRIGSHARKLIESLSQKRAFLKLVVVVKQGWSQDKDILKKIGYIVE, from the coding sequence ATGAGCATACAAACAAAAACAGGATATGTAGCAGTCATTGGGCGACCTAACGCAGGAAAAAGCTCTCTGCTTAATTGGTTAATTGGTGAAAAACTAGCGTTGGTATCGCATAAAGCCAATGCAACACGCAAGCGATTAAATATTATTGCGATGCATGAAAATACCCAGATTATTTTTATTGATACGCCAGGTATTCATGAACAAGAACGCCTTTTAAATCAATTTATGCTCGAAGAAGCCATGAAAGCAATGGGTGATTGCGATCTTATTTTGTTTTTGGCTCCGGCAAGTGATTCGATTCAAAATTATATTGATTTTTTAGCCCTCAATAAAAACCATATTCAGCATATGGTTTTATTGACCAAAACCGATAGTGTTTCTCAAACCGCACTCTTTGATAAAATAAAAGAGTATCAAGCCTTTCAAGATAAATTTTTAGCCTTAATTCCTGTTTCTATTAAAAAAGGAATCTCACAATCCTATCTTTTAGAGACGATTAGTAAACAGATGCCTGAACACCCTTATTTGTATGACCCCGAAATCCTGACCACAGAGCGGTTGCGAGATATTTACAAAGAGTTAATTCGAGAAGCTATTTTTGAGAACACGAGTGATGAAATTCCTTATTTTTCTGATGTTATCATCGATAAAGTCGAAGAAAAGGAGACGATTGAAAATATTTATGCTACCATTATTGTTGACAAAAAAAGTCAAAAAGGGATTTTGATTGGCAAAGAGGGGCAAACCATTAAAAGAATTGGCTCTCATGCTCGTAAATTAATCGAATCTTTATCGCAAAAGCGTGCTTTTTTGAAACTCGTTGTTGTTGTAAAACAAGGATGGAGCCAAGATAAAGATATTTTGAAGAAAATTGGTTATATAGTCGAATAA